The Triticum aestivum cultivar Chinese Spring chromosome 7B, IWGSC CS RefSeq v2.1, whole genome shotgun sequence genome window below encodes:
- the LOC123159286 gene encoding protein ABERRANT PANICLE ORGANIZATION 1: protein MNPHPHHHLSLPSGPGRRPSSAAEAVEMDPRVWRRLPQPLLDRVLACLPTPSFLRARAVCRRFYHLLFSSPFLHSHLLHSPHLPFFAFAVPSAGHLLLLDPTSQPQGPSWFLLPLPIPGPAAGFSPAAAAAGLLAFLSDASGHKTLLLANPITRLLAALPLGPTQRLSPTVGLAAGSTSIIAVVAGDDLVSPFAVKNISVDTFVADAASVPSSGFWAPSSLLPRLSSLDPRAGMAFASGRFYCMSSSPFAVLVFDVAANVWSKVQPPMRRFLRSPALVELGGGREGSGTARVGLVASVEKSRLSVPRSVRVWTLRGRGASGGGGGAWSEVARMPQDVHAQFAAAEGGRGFECAAHGDFVVLAPRGGPAAMPVPTTVLVFDSRRDEWRWAPPCPYVGHGMAAVVNGGGNGFRVLAYEPRLATPAIGLLDATTPVALHGMHG, encoded by the exons ATGAACCCACACCCTCACCACCACCTGTCCCTGCCGTCTgggcctggccgccgcccctcctctgcgGCGGAGGCGGTGGAGATGGACCCGCGGGTGTGGCGCCGGCTGCCGCAGCCGCTGCTGGACCGCGTGCTGGCGTGCCTCCCGACGCCGTCCTTCCTCCGCGCCCGCGCCGTCTGCCGCCGCTTCTACCACCTCCTCTTCTCCTCCCCATTCCTCCACTCTCACCTCCTCCACTCGCCGCACCTCCCCTTCTTCGCCTTCGCCGTCCCctccgccggccacctcctcctcctcgaccccacCTCCCAGCCGCAGGGACCGTCCTGGTTCCTCCTCCCGCTCCCGATCCCGGGCCCCGCCGCGGGGTTCTCGCCGGCTGCCGCGGCCGCTGGCCTGCTGGCGTTTCTCTCCGACGCCTCCGGCCATAAAACGCTGCTCCTCGCCAACCCCATCACGCGCCTCCTTGCCGCGCTGCCGCTCGGCCCCACGCAGCGCCTCTCCCCCACCGTCGGCCTGGCCGCGGGGTCGACGTCCATCATTGCCGTCGTGGCTGGCGACGACCTCGTGTCCCCTTTCGCCGTCAAGAATATCTCCGTCgacaccttcgtcgccgacgccgcctCCGTCCCGTCCTCCGGCTTCTGGGCCCCCAGCTCCCTCCTGCCACGCCTGTCCTCCCTCGATCCTCGCGCCGGCATGGCCTTCGCCTCCGGAAG GTTCTACTGCATGAGCTCGTCGCCGTTCGCGGTTCTCGTGTTCGACGTGGCGGCGAACGTCTGGAGCAAGGTGCAGCCGCCGATGAGGCGGTTCCTGCGGTCGCCGGCGCTGGTGGAGCTCGGTGGCGGCAGGGAGGGCTCGGGCACCGCAAGGGTGGGGCTCGTCGCGTCCGTGGAGAAGAGCCGTCTCAGCGTGCCGCGGAGCGTGCGCGTCTGGACACTGCGCGGCAGAGgagcctccggcggcggcggcggcgcgtggagcGAGGTGGCGCGGATGCCGCAGGACGTGCACGCGCAGTTCGCGGCCGCGGAGGGCGGGCGAGGGTTCGAGTGCGCCGCCCACGGCGACTTCGTCGTGCTCGCGCCCCGCGGCGGGCCGGCAGCCATGCCGGTGCCGACGACCGTGCTGGTGTTCGACTCGCGCCGCGACGAGTGGCGGTGGGCGCCACCATGCCCATACGTCGGGCACGGCATGGCCGCAGTGGTCAACGGCGGAGGCAACGGGTTCCGGGTCCTCGCGTACGAGCCACGCCTGGCGACGCCGGCCATCGGCCTTCTGGATGCCACGACGCCGGTGGCTTTGCATGGGATGCATGGTTAG
- the LOC123162307 gene encoding glucan endo-1,3-beta-glucosidase 12 yields MELMMIKKHHMVLLALVMSIQHDWADGASRTREWRNLVNSPALPPYQDVVGGGGPPTPAHDVQPSPPYCTYPPPANPTSPAAPSMPPPAGAPPPSTSPVGSPSPPANSPASPRAAPPAGAPRAGGPAAIGAPQGLWCVANPTVESVDVQAAMDYACGSGADCGMAAPGEPCYLPNTLMAHASFAFNSYWQRNKAAGGTCDFAGSAMLITKDPSYDECRYVYM; encoded by the exons ATGGAGCTAATGATGATCAAGAAGCACCACATGGTCCTCCTAGCTCTCGTCATGTCCATTCAACATG ATTGGGCGGATGGCGCCTCAAGAACAAGAGAATGGCGCAACCTTGTCAACTCGCCGGCATTGCCACCATACCAAGACGTGGTAGGAGGAGGCGGGCCTCCAACTCCGGCACACGACGTTCAGCCGTCGCCGCCGTACTGCACGTACCCTCCCCCCGCCAATCCCACCTCACCGGCGGCGCcgtcgatgccccctccagcgggtGCGCCGCCACCGTCCACGTCACCGGTCGGCAGCCCCAGCCCGCCAGCCAACTCGCCGGCGAGCCCCCGCGCGGCCCCTCCGGCTGGTGCTCCACGGGCGGGAGGCCCGGCAGCCATCGGTGCGCCGCAGGGGCTGTGGTGCGTGGCGAACCCGACGGTGGAGAGCGTGGACGTGCAGGCGGCGATGGACTACGCGTGCGGGTCGGGCGCGGACTGCGGCATGGCGGCGCCCGGCGAGCCGTGCTACCTTCCGAACACTCTGATGGCGCACGCGTCCTTCGCCTTTAACAGCTACTGGCAGCGTAACAAGGCCGCCGGCGGCACCTGCGACTTCGCCGGCTCCGCCATGCTCATCA